Genomic DNA from Candidatus Nitronereus thalassa:
AAAGGCCCGCCAGCGGCCTTCTTGGTCCTTGGCCGTGCTCACGTACTTCATGTACCCTCCGGTCGCCAAATGACCTTCGGCCTTGCTGGACGAACTTTTTGAACTGGTCCTTAGGCAAAATTAGTTTGTACGGTGCAAAGGCGATCACCAGTTCAGCGCAGTTGACAGGACCACCAAAATAAGTGAAAAAGAACGACAGCCGCGCCTGTGGCTCAATGGATAGAGCATCGGTCTTCGGAACCGAGGGTTGGGGGTTCGAGTCCCTCCAGGCGCCCCACGTCCTAAGCTGGTCGAACACCCATTAACGATAACCAATACTTACTCGATTCAATGGGCTCAGACAACGACAAATCTCAAAGAGCTGGCGCGCTTGAGATGGACGGAAAACTGGCCGGTCAAGCGGCTGGCAGAGCATTTCGGCAAAAGCCCGGAGACCATTCAGTGGCATTTGGGGCGGATGAAAAGGGGCTAGGTGGTCTTTTTTGATCTCTGTCAGCCGCCGTTGAAGCCGGGGAAATCTTTGCCGCATGCATCCCTGGGCAAATCTACCCATAGGCCAAAAGGAAAATCGCCTTCTCGGAGGATGAAGAAACCAAGGGATCAGAAAGACAGGATTCAAAGTCGCTGTCGGATGTTATTAGAACCGGAAACTTGCTTTTAGAAAACAGGTTCACGATCATCGCATCTGCTCCCCGGAGGCCCTGATCTCCCATCAATTGAACTAGATCATTCCATCGCAAAGGGCTGTGAAACAAATCTGAAACTCCATCTTCCATGACTTCCACAAAATTGAGACCGAGATCTTCTTCAAGCAATGTCCATTCATTGACCAGCATGGAGCCGACAAACTTTTTGCAGAAGTCCCTCCAGTCATCGACACCATAGGCTTGTTCCACGTTCTGCCGAAGTTTTTTAAGGCGGCGTTCATCGATTTTGAAAGAGTGATTCTGTCTTCGCGCAGCCGTGTCCTTATCCCGGATGTCTTTCAATAAACCATAGATCGGCTCACGTTGGGATTCACGTTTGAGTACCCCGAAAAGCTGAATGCATCCCTGAGTCACCTGTTTGCGAAAAATCAGATCAATGAATTCCATTCGGCTGATCACGTTGACGTAGAGCGAAGCCCCTTGCTCATGAAGAAAATCGAGAACGTCGTTCGCTTGGTTGAAAAGCCGGTCATCGTCGTAGGCCAGCGCATACAAGAATCCGGTATCGGCGAGATATCTCGGCGGACTGCCGCAACCTTGAAAATGCCGGGCAAGGTCGTCCAAACTCCTCAGAACCTTCATTACGCTTCCAAATCCTTCGGCGCAGGAGGAGGAGACGCCACTTTCTTCTTGTCGTCCCGATTTATCTTATCGACCAGGCCCTGCGGCGGCCATTGCCGGCCTAGCTTTTTTAACTTTTCAGCCCATTTTCTGCCGGCACCTTTTTTAGGAATTCTCGGTTTTTCGCTCATTTTTTCCTCCGATATCTGAATCAGTTATACCATAGGCTTTTTGGTCGTCTAAACACCTAATTTTACTGAGACTTAATGAGCCGCCCGGCAAGTGATTGATCGGCAAAAACGAGTAGAGTATAAGTAGGACAAAAGCCCTTTTGAGTCCAGTCCGGTAACGTAATCCAGCTTATCAGACGGCAATTCCCGCCCGTTTAGCCAGGTTTTCAGCTTTCCCGGCCACCGGGGCTCTATTAAAAAATTATTATTGAGCGCATTCTTCTCGGCCAGCCCGTTAATGTGCAAATTGAACATATTGGATTTATAGCCGAAGACTTGTTTAAAAGGGGATCGAACCACATGATTCCCTGCACGCTCTCGCCATTGATTCTTATCGT
This window encodes:
- a CDS encoding nuclease-related domain-containing protein — encoded protein: MAKIFPCLENIERLKVPPTPGEIALATSLAQRLSDDYEIFFQPFLNGDMPDIILMRRGAGVAIIEVKDWNLSSYSVDDKNQWRERAGNHVVRSPFKQVFGYKSNMFNLHINGLAEKNALNNNFLIEPRWPGKLKTWLNGRELPSDKLDYVTGLDSKGLLSYLYSTRFCRSITCRAAH